The following proteins are encoded in a genomic region of Nomascus leucogenys isolate Asia chromosome 17, Asia_NLE_v1, whole genome shotgun sequence:
- the ZNF112 gene encoding zinc finger protein 112 isoform X2: protein MTKFQEMVTFKDVAVVFTEEELELLDSVQRKLYRDVMLENFRNLLLVARQPFKPDLISQLEREEKLLMVETEAPRDGCSGRKNQQKMESIQEVTVSYLSPKELSSCQTWQQSAGGLIGCQNFLKVFQGKNSQLQEQGNSLCQVWAGIPVQISEDENYILTHIGNGSNYIKSQEYPSWRAHHSWRKMYLKESHNYQCRCQQISMKNNFCKCDSVSWLSHHNDKLEVHRKENYSCHDCGEDIMKVSLLNQDSIQTEEKPYPCTGYRKAFSNDSSSEVHQQFRLEGKPYTYSSCGKGCSYSSLLHIHQNIEREDDTENSHLKSYQRVHTEEKPCKCGEYGENFNHCSPLNTYELIHTGEMSYRRNIYEKAFSHSLDLNSIFRVHTRDEPHEYEENENVFNQSSCLQVHQKIHTEEKLYTDIEYGKSFICSPNLDIQHRVHMEENSYNSEECGNGFSLASHFQDLQIVHTKEQPYKRYVCSNSFSHNLYLQGHPKIHIGEKPHKECGNGFNWSSKLKDHQRVHTGQKPYKCNICDKGFNHRSVLNVHQRVHTGEKPYKCEECDKGFSRSSYLQAHQRVHTGEKPYKCEECGKGFSRNSYLQGHQRVHTGEKPYKCEECGKGFSRSSHLQGHQRVHTGEKPFKCEECGKGFSWSFNLQIHQRVHTGEKPYKCEECGKGFSKASTLLAHQRVHTGEKPYQCDECGKSFSQRSYLQSHQSVHSGERPYICEVCGKGFSQRAYLQGHQRVHTRVKPYKCEMCGKGFSQSSRLEAHRRVHTGGKPYKCEVCTKGFSESSRLQAHQRVHAEGRPYKCEQCGKGFSGYSSLQAHHRVHTGEKPYKCEVCGKGFSQRSNLQAHQRVHTGEKPYKCDACGKGFRWSSGLLIHQRVHSSDKFYKSEDYGKDYPSSENLHRNEDSVLF, encoded by the coding sequence GAAGGAAGAATCAACAAAAGATGGAGAGTATTCAGGAAGTAACAGTAAGCTACCTTTCCCCCAAAGAGCTTTCCTCCTGTCAGACCTGGCAACAAAGTGCAGGTGGGTTAATCGGGTGTCAAAATTTCCTGAAAGTTTTTCAAGGGAAGAATTCTCAGTTGCAAGAACAAGGTAATTCCCTCTGCCAGGTTTGGGCAGGAATACCAGTTCAGATTTCTGAAGACGAGAACTATATATTGACTCATATAGGGAATGGCTCCAATTATATAAAAAGTCAAGAGTATCCATCTTGGAGGGCACATCATTCTTGGAGGAAAATGTATCTGAAAGAGTCACATAATTATCAGTGTAGATGTCAGCAAATTtccatgaaaaataatttctgtaagtGTGACAGTGTCAGTTGGCTCTCACATCACAATGATAAACTGGAagtacacagaaaagaaaactacagctgTCATGACTGTGGAGAAGATATCATGAAGGTATCATTACTTAATCAGGATTCAATTCAAACAGAGGAGAAGCCCTATCCATGTACTGGGTATAGAAAAGCCTTCAGTAATGACTCCAGCTCTGAAGTTCATCAGCAGTTCCGCTTGGAAGGGAAGCCCTATACATACAGTTCATGTGGAAAGGGCTGTAGTTATAGTTCACTTCTTCATATTCATCAAAATATTGAGAGAGAAGATGATACTGAGAATTCACATCTGAAATCCTATCAGAGAGTGCATACAGAGGAGAAACCATGCAAATGTGGTGAATATGGTGAGAACTTCAATCACTGTTCCCCTCTTAACACTTATGAACTTATCCACACAGGTGAGATGTCCTATAGGCGCAACATTTATGAGAAAGCCTTCAGTCATAGCTTAGACCTTAATAGTATTTTTAGGGTCCATACTAGGGATGAACCCCATGaatatgaggaaaatgagaatGTCTTTAATCAGAGTTCATGTCTTCAAGTCCATCAAAAAATCCACACTGAAGAGAAACTATACACAGATATAGAGTATGGAAAGAGTTTCATTTGTAGTCCAAATCTTGACATTCAGCATAGGGTTCATATGGAGGAGAATTCCTATAATTCTGAGGAGTGTGGTAATGGCTTCAGTCTGGCCTCACATTTTCAGGACCTTCAGATAGTCCACACTAAGGAACAACCATATAAACGCTATGTGTGTAGTAACAGCTTCAGCCATAATTTATATCTTCAAGGTCATCCAAAAATTCACATTGGAGAGAAACCACATAAGGAGTGTGGGAATGGCTTCAACTGGAGCTCAAAACTTAAAGATCATCAGAGAGTCCACACTGGACAGAAACCATACAAATGCAATATATGCGACAAAGGTTTCAATCATAGATCAGTTCTGAATGTTCATCAGAGAgtccacacaggagagaaaccttataaatGTGAGGAATGTGATAAGGGATTCAGTCGGAGTTCGTATCTTCAAGCCCATCAGAGAGtccacactggagaaaaaccttATAAATGTGAGGAATGTGGGAAGGGGTTCAGTCGAAATTCATACCTTCAAGGCCATCAgagagttcacactggagaaaaaccatACAAGTGTGAGGAGTGTGGGAAGGGCTTCAGTCGGAGTTCACACCTTCAAGGCCATCAGAGAGtccacactggagaaaaaccatTCAAATGTGAGGAGTGTGGGAAGGGGTTCAGTTGGAGCTTTAATCTTCAAATTCATCAGAGGGTTCACACAGGAGAAAAACCCtataaatgtgaagaatgtggtaaAGGCTTCAGTAAGGCCTCAACACTTTTGGCCCATCAGAGGGTCCACACGGGAGAGAAGCCATACCAATGTGATGAGTGTGGTAAGAGTTTCAGTCAGAGATCATACCTTCAAAGTCATCAGAGTGTCCATTCTGGAGAAAGACCATATATATGTGAGGTATGTGGAAAGGGCTTCAGTCAGAGAGCGTATCTTCAAGGTCATCAGAGAGTCCACACTAGAGTGAAACCGTATAAGTGTGAGATGTGTGGGAAGGGCTTTAGTCAGAGTTCGCGCCTTGAAGCACATCGGAGGGTTCACACAGGAGGGAAACCATACAAATGTGAGGTGTGTACAAAGGGTTTCAGTGAGAGTTCACGCCTTCAAGCACACCAAAGGGTTCATGCGGAAGGGAGACCCTATAAATGTGAACAGTGTGGTAAGGGTTTCAGTGGGTATTCAAGTCTTCAAGCCCATCACAGAGTCCACACTGGGGAGAAACCATACAAATGTGAGGTATGTGGAAAGGGCTTCAGTCAGAGATCAAATCTTCAGGCTCACCAGAGAgtccacacaggagagaaaccatacaaatgtGATGCATGTGGTAAGGGTTTCCGTTGGAGCTCAGGTCTTCTCATTCATCAAAGAGTCCATAGTAGTGATAAATTCTATAAAAGCGAAGACTATGGTAAGGACTACCCTTCATCAGAGAATCTACACAGAAATGaagattctgttttgttttga
- the ZNF235 gene encoding zinc finger protein 235 isoform X1 — protein MTKFQEAVTFKDVAVAFTEEELGMLDSAQKKLYRDVMLENFRNLVSVGHQSFKPDMISQLEREEKLWMKELQTQRGKHSGDRNQNEMATLHKAGLRCFSLGELSCWQIKRHIASKLARSQDSMINIEGKSSQFPKHHDSPCQVGAGESIQASADDNCLVNHIGDHSSIIENQEFPTGKLPNSWSKICLNETQNYQRSCKQIQMKNKLCIFAPYVDIFSCISHHCDDNIVHKRDKVHSNSDCGKDTLKVSPLTQRSIHTGQKTYQGNECEEAFNDSSSLELHKQVHLGKKSPACSTHEKDTNCSSGIPVQQSVRTGKKRYWCHECGKGFSQSSNLQTHQRVHTGEKPYTCHECGKSFNQSSHLYAHLPIHTGEKPYRCDSCGKGFSRSTDLNIHCRVHTGEKPYKCEVCGKGFTQRSHLQAHERIHTGEKPYKCGDCGKRFSCSSNLHTHQRVHTEEKPYKCDECGKCFSLSFNLHSHQRVHTGEKPYKCEECGKGFSSASSFQSHQRVHTGEKPFRCNVCGKGFSQSSYFQAHQRVHTGEKPYKCEVCGKRFNWSLNLHNHQRVHTGEKPYKCEECGKGFSQASNLQAHQSVHTGEKPFKCDACQKRFSQASHLQAHQRVHTGEKPYKCDTCGKAFSQRSNLQVHQIIHTGEKPFKCEECGKEFSWSAGLSAHQRVHTGEKPYTCQQCGKGFSQASHFHTHQRVHTGERPYICDVCCKGFSQRSHLVYHQRVHTGGNL, from the exons atgACCAAGTTCCAG GAGGCAGTGACATTCAAGGATGTGGCCGTGGCCTTCACTGAGGAGGAGCTGGGTATGCTGGACTCTGCCCAGAAGAAGCTGTACCGagatgtgatgctggagaacttTAGGAACCTGGTTTCAGTGG GACATCAGTCCTTCAAACCAGATATGATATCCCAGTtggagagggaagaaaagctTTGGATGAAGGAGCTTCAAACCCAAAGAGGTAAGCATTCAG GAGACAGGAATCAAAATGAGATGGCAACTCTTCACAAAGCAGGATTAAGGTGCTTTTCACTGGGAGAGCTTTCATGCTGGCAAATCAAGAGACACATTGCGAGCAAATTAGCCAGAAGTCAAGACTCTATGATAAATATTGAAGGAAAGAGCTCTCAGTTCCCCAAGCACCATGATTCCCCCTGTCAAGTGGGAGCAGGAGAATCTATTCAAGCTTCTGCGGATGACAACTGTCTAGTGAATCACATAGGGGATCATTCCAGTATCATTGAAAATCAAGAATTTCCAACTGGGAAACTTCCGAATTCTTGGAGTAAAATATGTCTGAATGAGACACAGAATTATCAGAGAAGTTGTAAGCAGATTcagatgaaaaacaaattatgtaTATTCGCTCCATATGTTGACATTTTCAGTTGTATTTCACACCACTGTGATGATAATATAGTGCACAAAAGAGATAAAGTTCATAGCAATAGTGATTGTGGTAAAGATACCCTAAAGGTATCACCTCTTACCCAGCGTAGTATTCACACAGGACAGAAAACCTACCAGGGTAATGAATGTGAAGAAGCCTTCAATGATAGCTCCAGTCTTGAACTTCATAAGCAGGTGCACTTGGGAAAGAAGTCTCCAGCGTGTAGTACACATGAGAAGGACACCAATTGTAGCTCAGGTATTCCTGTTCAACAAAGTGTTCGTACTGGAAAAAAACGCTACTGGTGTCATGAATGTGGTAAAGGTTTCAGTCAGAGCTCAAATCTGCAAACTCATCAGAGAGTCCACACAGGGGAGAAACCCTATACATGCCACGAGTGTGGTAAGAGCTTTAATCAGAGCTCACATCTTTATGCTCATTTGCCTATTCACACAGGAGAGAAGCCCTATAGATGTGACAGTTGTGGGAAGGGCTTCAGTCGTAGCACAGATCTTAACATTCATTGCagagttcacactggagagaaaccttataaatGTGAGGTGTGTGGGAAGGGCTTCACTCAGAGATCACATCTTCAGGCCCATgaaagaattcacactggagagaaaccatacaaatgtGGGGATTGTGGTAAACGCTTTAGTTGTAGCTCAAATCTTCATACCCATCAGAGAGTCCACACTGAAGAAAAACCATACAAATGTGATGAGTGTGGTAAGTGCTTTAGTTTGAGCTTTAATCTTCATAGTCATCAACGAGTCCACACAGGAGAAAAACCATATAAATGTGAAGAGTGTGGTAAGGGTTTTAGTTCAGCCTCAAGTTTCCAGAGCCATCAGAGGGTccatacaggagagaaaccatTTCGATGCAACGTGTGTGGTAAAGGCTTCAGTCAGAGTTCATATTTTCAAGCACATCAGAGAGtccacactggagaaaaaccatACAAATGTGAAGTGTGTGGGAAGCGCTTCAATTGGAGCTTGAATCTTCACAATCATCAGAGAGTCCACAccggagagaaaccctacaaatgtgaagagtgTGGTAAGGGTTTCAGTCAGGCCTCAAATCTTCAAGCCCACCAGAGCGTCCACACTGGGGAAAAACCATTCAAGTGTGATGCATGTCAGAAGCGATTCAGTCAGGCCTCACACCTTCAAGCCCATCAGAGAgtccacactggagagaaaccatataAATGTGACACTTGTGGTAAGGCCTTCAGCCAGAGGTCAAATCTTCAAGTCCATCAGataattcacactggagagaaaccatttAAATGTGAGGAATGTGGGAAAGAATTCAGTTGGAGTGCTGGTCTCAGTGCCCATCAGAGGGTCCACACGGGAGAGAAACCCTATACGTGTCAGCAGTGTGGGAAGGGCTTCAGTCAGGCCTCACATTTTCACACACACCAGAGAGTCCACACTGGAGAGAGGCCTTACATATGTGATGTCTGTTGTAAGGGCTTCAGTCAGAGGTCACATCTCGTCTACCATCAGAGAGTCCACACTGGAGGGAATCTGTAG
- the ZNF235 gene encoding zinc finger protein 235 isoform X2 gives MTKFQEAVTFKDVAVAFTEEELGMLDSAQKKLYRDVMLENFRNLVSVGHQSFKPDMISQLEREEKLWMKELQTQRGDRNQNEMATLHKAGLRCFSLGELSCWQIKRHIASKLARSQDSMINIEGKSSQFPKHHDSPCQVGAGESIQASADDNCLVNHIGDHSSIIENQEFPTGKLPNSWSKICLNETQNYQRSCKQIQMKNKLCIFAPYVDIFSCISHHCDDNIVHKRDKVHSNSDCGKDTLKVSPLTQRSIHTGQKTYQGNECEEAFNDSSSLELHKQVHLGKKSPACSTHEKDTNCSSGIPVQQSVRTGKKRYWCHECGKGFSQSSNLQTHQRVHTGEKPYTCHECGKSFNQSSHLYAHLPIHTGEKPYRCDSCGKGFSRSTDLNIHCRVHTGEKPYKCEVCGKGFTQRSHLQAHERIHTGEKPYKCGDCGKRFSCSSNLHTHQRVHTEEKPYKCDECGKCFSLSFNLHSHQRVHTGEKPYKCEECGKGFSSASSFQSHQRVHTGEKPFRCNVCGKGFSQSSYFQAHQRVHTGEKPYKCEVCGKRFNWSLNLHNHQRVHTGEKPYKCEECGKGFSQASNLQAHQSVHTGEKPFKCDACQKRFSQASHLQAHQRVHTGEKPYKCDTCGKAFSQRSNLQVHQIIHTGEKPFKCEECGKEFSWSAGLSAHQRVHTGEKPYTCQQCGKGFSQASHFHTHQRVHTGERPYICDVCCKGFSQRSHLVYHQRVHTGGNL, from the exons atgACCAAGTTCCAG GAGGCAGTGACATTCAAGGATGTGGCCGTGGCCTTCACTGAGGAGGAGCTGGGTATGCTGGACTCTGCCCAGAAGAAGCTGTACCGagatgtgatgctggagaacttTAGGAACCTGGTTTCAGTGG GACATCAGTCCTTCAAACCAGATATGATATCCCAGTtggagagggaagaaaagctTTGGATGAAGGAGCTTCAAACCCAAAGAG GAGACAGGAATCAAAATGAGATGGCAACTCTTCACAAAGCAGGATTAAGGTGCTTTTCACTGGGAGAGCTTTCATGCTGGCAAATCAAGAGACACATTGCGAGCAAATTAGCCAGAAGTCAAGACTCTATGATAAATATTGAAGGAAAGAGCTCTCAGTTCCCCAAGCACCATGATTCCCCCTGTCAAGTGGGAGCAGGAGAATCTATTCAAGCTTCTGCGGATGACAACTGTCTAGTGAATCACATAGGGGATCATTCCAGTATCATTGAAAATCAAGAATTTCCAACTGGGAAACTTCCGAATTCTTGGAGTAAAATATGTCTGAATGAGACACAGAATTATCAGAGAAGTTGTAAGCAGATTcagatgaaaaacaaattatgtaTATTCGCTCCATATGTTGACATTTTCAGTTGTATTTCACACCACTGTGATGATAATATAGTGCACAAAAGAGATAAAGTTCATAGCAATAGTGATTGTGGTAAAGATACCCTAAAGGTATCACCTCTTACCCAGCGTAGTATTCACACAGGACAGAAAACCTACCAGGGTAATGAATGTGAAGAAGCCTTCAATGATAGCTCCAGTCTTGAACTTCATAAGCAGGTGCACTTGGGAAAGAAGTCTCCAGCGTGTAGTACACATGAGAAGGACACCAATTGTAGCTCAGGTATTCCTGTTCAACAAAGTGTTCGTACTGGAAAAAAACGCTACTGGTGTCATGAATGTGGTAAAGGTTTCAGTCAGAGCTCAAATCTGCAAACTCATCAGAGAGTCCACACAGGGGAGAAACCCTATACATGCCACGAGTGTGGTAAGAGCTTTAATCAGAGCTCACATCTTTATGCTCATTTGCCTATTCACACAGGAGAGAAGCCCTATAGATGTGACAGTTGTGGGAAGGGCTTCAGTCGTAGCACAGATCTTAACATTCATTGCagagttcacactggagagaaaccttataaatGTGAGGTGTGTGGGAAGGGCTTCACTCAGAGATCACATCTTCAGGCCCATgaaagaattcacactggagagaaaccatacaaatgtGGGGATTGTGGTAAACGCTTTAGTTGTAGCTCAAATCTTCATACCCATCAGAGAGTCCACACTGAAGAAAAACCATACAAATGTGATGAGTGTGGTAAGTGCTTTAGTTTGAGCTTTAATCTTCATAGTCATCAACGAGTCCACACAGGAGAAAAACCATATAAATGTGAAGAGTGTGGTAAGGGTTTTAGTTCAGCCTCAAGTTTCCAGAGCCATCAGAGGGTccatacaggagagaaaccatTTCGATGCAACGTGTGTGGTAAAGGCTTCAGTCAGAGTTCATATTTTCAAGCACATCAGAGAGtccacactggagaaaaaccatACAAATGTGAAGTGTGTGGGAAGCGCTTCAATTGGAGCTTGAATCTTCACAATCATCAGAGAGTCCACAccggagagaaaccctacaaatgtgaagagtgTGGTAAGGGTTTCAGTCAGGCCTCAAATCTTCAAGCCCACCAGAGCGTCCACACTGGGGAAAAACCATTCAAGTGTGATGCATGTCAGAAGCGATTCAGTCAGGCCTCACACCTTCAAGCCCATCAGAGAgtccacactggagagaaaccatataAATGTGACACTTGTGGTAAGGCCTTCAGCCAGAGGTCAAATCTTCAAGTCCATCAGataattcacactggagagaaaccatttAAATGTGAGGAATGTGGGAAAGAATTCAGTTGGAGTGCTGGTCTCAGTGCCCATCAGAGGGTCCACACGGGAGAGAAACCCTATACGTGTCAGCAGTGTGGGAAGGGCTTCAGTCAGGCCTCACATTTTCACACACACCAGAGAGTCCACACTGGAGAGAGGCCTTACATATGTGATGTCTGTTGTAAGGGCTTCAGTCAGAGGTCACATCTCGTCTACCATCAGAGAGTCCACACTGGAGGGAATCTGTAG